A section of the Engystomops pustulosus chromosome 3, aEngPut4.maternal, whole genome shotgun sequence genome encodes:
- the FABP7 gene encoding fatty acid-binding protein, brain, whose amino-acid sequence MVDAFCANWKLIDSQNFDEYMKALGVGFATRQVGNVTKPTVIISQEGDKVVIRTQSTFKNTEISFKLGEEFDEATADDRNCKSIVTLDGDKLVHVQKWDGKETKFVREIKDGKMIMTLTFGDIVSVRQYEKA is encoded by the exons ATGGTAGATGCTTTCTGTGCCAATTGGAAACTGATCGACAGCCAGAACTTTGATGAGTACATGAAAGCCTTGG GAGTTGGCTTTGCTACAAGACAGGTAGGAAATGTAACTAAGCCAACAGTCATCATTAGCCAGGAAGGCGACAAAGTGGTGATTCGGACACAGAGCACATTCAAGAACACAGAGATCAGCTTCAAGCTGGGGGAGGAATTTGATGAAGCCACTGCTGATGACAGGAACTGCAAG TCCATTGTAACCCTCGATGGAGATAAATTGGTCCATGTGCAAAAGTGGGATGGAAAAGAAACTAAGTTTGTAAGAGAAATTAAGGATGGCAAAATGATTATG ACTCTTACCTTTGGCGACATTGTTTCCGTCCGTCAGTACGAGAAGGCATAG